The Verrucomicrobiota bacterium genome includes a window with the following:
- the secG gene encoding preprotein translocase subunit SecG has translation MSLFIGFLTVVLVLDSLLLILLVLIQLPKKEAGAGVAFGGGATDALFGAGSGNALTKITKYAATIFFSLSLIISILYARNNPKDDTELRKKIAAAAAATAPGPGATLPPPASAPSNISLTIPAVSASNPPAATTTNPPATTPPATTPK, from the coding sequence ATGAGTCTCTTTATAGGTTTTTTGACGGTCGTGTTGGTGCTCGACAGTTTGTTGCTGATCTTGCTGGTGCTGATTCAACTGCCGAAAAAGGAGGCGGGCGCTGGCGTGGCTTTTGGCGGCGGCGCAACCGATGCGCTGTTCGGCGCCGGTTCGGGCAATGCGCTGACGAAAATCACCAAGTATGCCGCCACCATCTTCTTTTCTCTGTCACTGATCATCTCGATTTTATACGCGCGGAATAACCCAAAGGATGATACCGAGCTTCGTAAGAAAATCGCCGCGGCCGCGGCCGCCACGGCGCCCGGTCCAGGCGCAACTTTGCCGCCTCCAGCATCCGCCCCGAGCAACATCTCGTTGACCATTCCAGCCGTCAGCGCCTCAAATCCGCCCGCCGCGACGACGACCAATCCTCCGGCGACGACTCCGCCGGCTACAACGCCGAAATAA
- a CDS encoding peptide ABC transporter substrate-binding protein, translating to MGRQRACGIFSAFCILYLAFLLTGCLKPEPSADLVIVNGNEPESLDPAIITGLSEMRLTQGLWAGLTRLHPKTVAPIADLADRWEISPDKKVYTFHIRTNALWSTGEPITAEDFVYSWIRAINPETASDYAGQLFPIKNAEEFNAGKIKDSSLVGVHALDPRTLRVELNQPTAFFLDLCAFPTLNIVPRKTIEQYGDRWLMVRPLPASGPYELVTWRLNDKIRMRKNPRYWDAANVRTEVFDFLPIGSPNTALNLYETGAADVVWDKDLIPVELLDDLKNRPDYHTFTYLGTYFFRFNVTHKPFDDPRVRKVFALVINKKRLVEKITKAGEQAASHFVPPGVANYQPVPGLGFDPENARRLLASAGFPGGKGFPRLQYKFFAAAGGAAKLHAKIAVELQQMWRDELGVEIELQQIERKVFYAVQSKLDYDLSQSSWIGDYNDANTFLDMFMTNNGNNRTGWGNARYDELLRAANKETDLKLREKLFQEAESLLIRDELPIVPLYFYVGFNYYDPNKVAGIYPNILDQHPLQDIRKISGSSRRKEALAASADRQERHSLLMPAATRN from the coding sequence ATGGGCAGACAAAGGGCTTGCGGAATTTTTTCTGCATTCTGCATTCTCTATTTAGCGTTCCTGCTGACCGGTTGCCTGAAACCCGAACCGTCCGCAGATCTGGTCATCGTCAACGGCAACGAGCCGGAGTCGCTTGACCCCGCGATCATTACGGGACTCTCCGAGATGCGGCTCACGCAGGGTTTGTGGGCGGGACTTACGCGACTCCATCCGAAAACCGTCGCGCCGATTGCCGATCTGGCGGATCGCTGGGAGATTTCCCCAGACAAAAAGGTTTACACTTTTCACATCCGTACAAATGCGCTCTGGTCCACCGGCGAACCGATTACGGCGGAGGACTTCGTTTATTCCTGGATCCGAGCGATCAATCCGGAAACCGCCAGTGATTACGCCGGACAACTTTTCCCCATCAAGAACGCGGAGGAATTCAACGCCGGCAAAATCAAAGACTCGTCGCTCGTCGGCGTGCACGCGCTCGACCCGCGGACGTTGCGGGTGGAATTGAACCAGCCGACGGCGTTCTTTCTCGATCTGTGCGCGTTTCCGACGTTGAACATCGTCCCGCGAAAGACCATCGAGCAATACGGTGATCGTTGGCTGATGGTGCGGCCATTGCCCGCCAGCGGCCCTTACGAATTGGTGACGTGGCGTCTCAATGACAAAATCCGGATGCGCAAAAATCCGCGCTACTGGGACGCGGCCAATGTACGCACCGAGGTTTTTGATTTCCTGCCGATCGGCTCGCCCAACACGGCGCTGAACCTGTACGAGACCGGTGCAGCCGACGTGGTTTGGGACAAGGATTTGATTCCAGTTGAATTGTTGGATGACCTGAAAAACCGGCCGGATTATCACACGTTCACGTACCTCGGCACTTACTTTTTCCGCTTCAACGTGACCCACAAACCGTTTGATGATCCGCGCGTCCGCAAAGTGTTCGCGTTGGTGATCAATAAAAAAAGGCTGGTTGAAAAAATCACCAAGGCCGGTGAGCAGGCCGCCTCTCACTTCGTGCCGCCGGGCGTCGCCAATTATCAGCCGGTGCCGGGACTTGGATTCGATCCTGAAAACGCGCGGCGACTTTTGGCGTCGGCGGGCTTTCCGGGCGGCAAGGGCTTTCCCCGATTGCAATACAAATTCTTTGCCGCGGCGGGCGGCGCCGCCAAACTCCACGCCAAGATTGCCGTGGAATTACAGCAGATGTGGCGCGACGAGTTGGGTGTCGAGATCGAGCTTCAGCAGATCGAGCGCAAGGTATTTTACGCGGTCCAGTCCAAGCTCGATTACGACCTCTCGCAGTCCAGTTGGATCGGCGATTACAACGACGCGAATACATTCCTCGACATGTTCATGACCAACAACGGCAACAACCGCACCGGTTGGGGCAACGCGCGTTACGACGAACTCCTCCGCGCGGCCAATAAGGAAACCGACTTGAAGCTCCGTGAAAAATTATTCCAGGAGGCGGAGTCGTTGTTGATTCGCGACGAACTGCCCATCGTGCCGCTTTATTTTTATGTCGGGTTCAATTACTATGATCCAAACAAGGTGGCGGGGATTTATCCGAACATTCTCGATCAGCATCCCTTGCAGGACATTCGCAAAATCTCCGGCAGCAGCCGACGCAAGGAGGCCCTTGCTGCTTCTGCGGATCGCCAGGAAAGGCATAGCCTCCTCATGCCGGCTGCGACGAGAAACTGA
- a CDS encoding ABC transporter permease → MYFLKRLVVLAPLLLVISFLAFVLVRLSPGGPFDRERKPATPEIERNLKAKYHLDEPVWKQYGRFLSDLLHGDFGMSLKYRNHTVNDIIAQGLPVSVVLGMLAFGFAMGVGLPVGFITAAKRGRWEDYTGSVLAVLMVCIPGFVVAPLLIMFFAIKWRLLPVALWGSPWQVILPTIALGLYFSGKIARLLREGMLNTMQAEFITTARAKGLSENSVLIKHVFRLAVLPVVSYAGPLLADLLTGSFVIENIFQLPGIGVFIVNGSLNRDYTMVVGLVVLYAALLVVLNLAVDLVYTLLDPRVKYE, encoded by the coding sequence ATGTATTTTCTCAAGCGCCTTGTCGTCCTCGCGCCGTTGTTGCTGGTCATCAGCTTTCTGGCGTTCGTGCTGGTTCGATTGTCGCCGGGCGGGCCGTTTGACCGCGAACGCAAGCCGGCGACGCCCGAAATCGAACGCAACCTCAAAGCGAAATATCATCTTGATGAGCCGGTCTGGAAGCAATACGGCCGCTTCCTCAGCGACCTGCTGCATGGCGACTTCGGTATGTCGCTCAAGTATCGCAATCACACCGTCAACGATATTATCGCGCAAGGTCTGCCCGTCTCGGTCGTCCTGGGAATGTTGGCGTTCGGCTTCGCGATGGGGGTCGGCCTGCCGGTCGGCTTCATCACGGCGGCGAAGCGCGGGCGCTGGGAAGATTACACCGGAAGTGTCCTGGCCGTGCTGATGGTGTGCATTCCGGGTTTTGTGGTGGCGCCACTGCTGATCATGTTCTTCGCGATCAAATGGCGGCTGTTGCCAGTCGCGTTGTGGGGCTCACCGTGGCAGGTCATCCTGCCGACGATTGCGCTCGGCCTGTATTTCTCCGGCAAAATTGCCCGGCTGCTCCGCGAAGGGATGTTGAACACCATGCAGGCGGAATTCATCACCACCGCGCGCGCCAAGGGCCTGAGCGAAAATTCCGTCCTGATCAAACACGTGTTTCGACTCGCGGTGTTGCCCGTGGTTTCTTACGCCGGCCCGTTGCTGGCGGATCTGTTGACCGGCTCGTTCGTGATTGAAAACATTTTTCAACTGCCGGGCATCGGCGTGTTCATCGTCAACGGTTCGTTGAACCGCGATTACACGATGGTGGTCGGCCTGGTGGTGCTTTACGCCGCGCTGCTGGTGGTGCTGAACCTCGCGGTGGACCTGGTCTATACGTTGCTCGATCCGAGGGTGAAGTATGAGTGA
- a CDS encoding ABC transporter permease, with protein MSEELKSREPRVERPGARAWSRFKRNRPAVLSAWILIAVIAFVLLWPLFSVYRPDTLSDAQFQPPSAQHWFGTDVHGRDLLVRVCYGAHISLLVGIVGAGVSLIIGVFWGAIAGYMGGRVDGVMMRLVDVLYSLPSIIFVIVLITTLEGLFRDWLATVASPGLAKATRLLFLFIGLGAVSWLTMARIVRGQVLSLRARAFVDASRVLGASHARILLKHILPNVWGVVIVYLTLTVPAIILYESFLSYLGLGIQPPMASWGSLIAEGADQMNPIRIYWWLITFPGGLLVLTLLALNFLGDGLRDAWDVRGGS; from the coding sequence ATGAGTGAAGAACTCAAGAGTCGGGAGCCACGAGTCGAGCGTCCGGGCGCGCGGGCCTGGAGCCGATTCAAGCGCAACCGGCCGGCCGTTCTCAGTGCGTGGATTCTGATCGCCGTAATCGCGTTTGTCTTACTCTGGCCGTTGTTTTCGGTTTACCGACCCGACACGTTGTCCGACGCGCAATTCCAACCGCCGAGCGCTCAACATTGGTTCGGAACGGACGTGCATGGGCGCGACTTGCTGGTGCGAGTCTGTTACGGCGCACATATTTCGTTGCTGGTCGGCATCGTGGGCGCGGGTGTGAGCCTGATCATCGGCGTGTTCTGGGGCGCCATCGCGGGCTACATGGGCGGACGGGTCGATGGGGTGATGATGCGGCTGGTGGATGTGCTTTACTCGCTGCCGTCGATCATCTTTGTGATCGTGTTGATCACGACGCTCGAAGGGCTGTTCAGAGACTGGCTCGCAACGGTCGCGTCACCCGGGTTGGCGAAAGCGACGCGGCTGCTGTTCTTGTTCATCGGGCTGGGTGCGGTATCGTGGCTGACGATGGCGCGAATTGTTCGCGGGCAGGTGTTGTCGCTGCGCGCGCGCGCCTTTGTGGATGCCAGTCGCGTCCTGGGCGCGAGCCATGCGCGGATTTTATTGAAACACATTCTGCCGAATGTCTGGGGCGTGGTGATTGTCTATCTGACGCTGACGGTGCCGGCTATCATATTGTATGAATCGTTTCTGAGTTATCTCGGTCTGGGCATCCAACCGCCGATGGCCAGTTGGGGCTCGCTCATCGCGGAAGGTGCCGATCAAATGAACCCCATTCGGATTTACTGGTGGCTGATTACGTTTCCGGGTGGACTGCTGGTTTTGACTTTGCTGGCGTTGAATTTTTTGGGCGATGGATTGCGCGATGCTTGGGATGTGCGCGGCGGAAGCTGA
- the gap gene encoding type I glyceraldehyde-3-phosphate dehydrogenase produces the protein MAIKVGINGFGRIGRLVFRAIAEQGLLGKEVQVVAVGDIVPADNLAYLLKYDSTQGRFNGTVSSKKSSPDKAEDDVLVVNGADIHVVSAKDPSGLPWKQLGVEIVIESTGLFTDAEKAKGHLTAGAKKVVISAPGKNEDITIVMGVNHEKYDPAKHHIISNASCTTNCLAPLVHVLLKEGFGIEEGLMTTIHSYTATQKTVDGPSKKDWKGGRTAAINIIPSTTGAARAVGLVCPEVKGKLTGMAFRVPTPTVSCVDLTVRTAKDTSYAEISAAMKKASETYLKGILEYTDEEVVSTDFIHSKSSSIFDQGSGIELNKRFFKLVSWYDNEWGYSNRVADLLKYMIAKGL, from the coding sequence ATGGCAATCAAAGTTGGTATCAATGGATTCGGGCGGATTGGCCGGTTGGTGTTTCGCGCGATCGCCGAACAGGGTTTGTTGGGCAAGGAAGTCCAGGTCGTCGCGGTCGGCGATATTGTGCCGGCGGACAACCTCGCTTATTTGCTGAAATACGATTCAACGCAGGGACGGTTCAACGGCACAGTCAGCTCGAAGAAATCATCTCCGGACAAAGCCGAGGACGATGTGCTCGTGGTAAACGGCGCGGACATTCATGTCGTCAGCGCCAAGGACCCATCCGGTTTGCCATGGAAGCAACTGGGTGTCGAAATCGTCATCGAATCAACCGGTCTTTTCACCGACGCCGAGAAAGCCAAGGGCCACCTGACGGCGGGCGCAAAGAAAGTGGTCATCTCCGCTCCGGGCAAGAACGAAGACATCACCATCGTGATGGGGGTGAACCACGAGAAGTATGACCCGGCGAAGCATCACATCATTTCCAACGCGTCCTGCACGACGAACTGTCTCGCGCCGCTGGTGCACGTGTTGTTGAAGGAAGGGTTCGGCATCGAAGAAGGTTTGATGACAACCATTCATTCTTACACGGCCACGCAGAAAACCGTGGACGGGCCGAGCAAGAAAGATTGGAAGGGCGGACGCACAGCCGCGATCAACATCATTCCTTCGACCACTGGCGCGGCGAGGGCGGTGGGACTGGTTTGTCCCGAAGTCAAAGGCAAACTGACTGGCATGGCTTTCCGCGTGCCGACGCCGACGGTGTCATGCGTGGACCTCACCGTCCGGACCGCGAAGGACACGAGTTATGCTGAGATTTCCGCCGCCATGAAGAAGGCCAGCGAAACCTATCTGAAGGGGATTCTGGAATACACTGACGAAGAAGTCGTCAGCACCGATTTCATTCACAGCAAATCCTCCTCGATTTTCGATCAGGGCTCGGGCATCGAGTTGAACAAGCGTTTCTTCAAACTCGTGAGTTGGTACGACAACGAGTGGGGTTACAGCAACCGCGTGGCCGACCTGCTGAAATACATGATCGCGAAAGGGCTTTGA
- a CDS encoding carboxy terminal-processing peptidase, producing the protein MKILIFLICFKLALPLCAADPAARATATNKTATTTDATQLIPGPSQGEVARLTAKILERNHYLQQKFDDAVSSKFLDRYLNSLDPQHIHFLQSDLAEFELYRTKLDDMTKRGETSPAYHIAARFIQRLEQRVAYADALLKTEKLEFNGNERVTLNRHELPYPKDITEARQLWHDRLRYEMLQEKLNKEKPKSTKGESAKEKPATDMAKEIVEILTRRYARILKTFKDWDRDNVLEVYLTSLAHVYDPHSDYLGKSTLENFSIGMNLALVGIGAELVSEDGYCTIRRLLPGPAAKSKKLKEKDRIVAVGQGDQTPVDVVDMPLSKVVGMIRGTKGTEVRLTVIPADATDPAKRVQVSLFRDEIKLEDQEAKAKIIEYPSGKGASVRLGIIDLPSFYASFDMAGKQDKTEPRSTTEDVARLIKKLETEKVSGIILDLRRNGGGSLEEAVKLTGLFIKEGPVVQVRDSNGERIVDDDKDPSVLYDGPLIVLTSHFSASASEIVAGALQDYGRALLVGDASTHGKGTVQALQQLAPFMRSPLIASAGDSASLPGALKVTIRKFYRPKGSSTQLKGVIPDIVLPSVNDSLEVGETSLENPLPWDTVPSTEFEPVNRVQPYLAELEKRSAKRVAAEKDFAYVREDIEQVKKALADKTVSLNEKQRLKEQEEAEARQKARDKERLARKESKEKLYELTLKQVDLPGLPAPVAKTNSVAIARKNNLNPNNYSILPNARTNSGTLIPRQTFVHSESDLDEDDEDKPPQVDVALEETKHILVDYLSVLPKGTILSVNDPAGAN; encoded by the coding sequence GTGAAAATTTTAATTTTTTTAATTTGTTTCAAACTGGCGTTGCCGCTCTGCGCGGCTGATCCCGCTGCCCGCGCCACTGCCACCAACAAGACCGCGACCACCACCGACGCGACCCAATTGATACCGGGACCGAGCCAGGGCGAGGTGGCGCGGTTGACGGCGAAGATTCTGGAGCGCAACCACTATTTGCAGCAGAAGTTTGATGATGCGGTTTCCAGCAAGTTCCTGGACCGCTACCTCAATTCACTCGACCCCCAGCACATTCATTTCCTCCAGTCCGACCTGGCCGAATTTGAACTGTACCGCACCAAACTGGATGATATGACCAAGCGCGGCGAGACTTCACCTGCCTACCATATCGCCGCCCGCTTCATTCAGCGCCTGGAACAGCGCGTCGCTTATGCGGATGCCCTGCTCAAAACGGAGAAGCTGGAATTCAACGGCAACGAACGCGTCACCCTCAATCGTCATGAGTTGCCCTATCCCAAAGACATCACCGAAGCCCGCCAACTCTGGCACGACCGGCTGCGTTACGAAATGCTTCAGGAAAAACTGAACAAGGAAAAACCGAAATCAACGAAGGGCGAATCCGCCAAGGAAAAGCCAGCCACCGACATGGCCAAGGAAATCGTCGAGATTCTCACGCGCCGTTACGCGCGCATTTTGAAGACGTTCAAGGATTGGGACCGCGACAATGTGCTGGAGGTCTATCTGACCTCGCTGGCGCACGTTTACGATCCCCATTCCGATTACCTTGGCAAATCGACGTTGGAGAATTTTTCCATCGGCATGAACCTCGCGCTCGTAGGCATTGGCGCTGAACTGGTGTCTGAAGACGGATATTGTACGATCCGGCGGTTGCTGCCCGGTCCGGCCGCCAAGAGCAAAAAACTCAAGGAAAAGGACCGCATCGTCGCTGTGGGACAAGGCGATCAAACTCCAGTGGATGTGGTGGACATGCCGCTTTCCAAAGTGGTGGGCATGATTCGCGGGACGAAAGGCACCGAGGTGCGATTGACCGTCATTCCCGCCGACGCGACGGATCCCGCAAAGCGCGTGCAGGTGAGCTTGTTCCGAGATGAAATCAAATTGGAGGATCAGGAGGCCAAAGCGAAAATCATCGAGTATCCCAGTGGCAAGGGCGCGAGCGTGCGCCTGGGAATCATTGATCTGCCTTCTTTCTACGCCAGCTTCGACATGGCGGGAAAGCAGGACAAAACCGAACCCCGAAGCACCACCGAGGACGTGGCGCGGCTGATCAAAAAGTTGGAGACCGAAAAAGTCAGCGGCATCATTCTGGATTTGCGCCGCAATGGCGGCGGCTCGCTCGAAGAAGCCGTCAAACTCACCGGGCTGTTCATCAAGGAAGGCCCGGTCGTCCAGGTGCGCGACTCCAATGGCGAGCGGATCGTGGACGATGACAAGGACCCTTCCGTGCTGTATGACGGGCCGCTCATCGTGCTCACCAGCCACTTCAGCGCTTCCGCTTCCGAGATCGTCGCGGGCGCTTTGCAGGATTATGGGCGCGCGCTGCTCGTGGGCGACGCCTCGACTCACGGCAAGGGAACAGTGCAGGCGCTGCAACAACTCGCCCCTTTCATGCGGTCGCCTCTCATCGCCTCCGCTGGCGATTCCGCTTCGCTGCCGGGCGCGCTCAAAGTCACCATCCGGAAATTTTACCGCCCGAAAGGTTCCTCGACTCAATTGAAAGGCGTGATCCCGGACATCGTGCTGCCTTCGGTCAACGATTCCTTGGAAGTCGGCGAAACGTCATTGGAAAACCCGTTGCCGTGGGACACCGTCCCCAGCACTGAATTTGAGCCAGTCAACCGGGTTCAGCCGTATCTGGCTGAATTGGAAAAACGCTCCGCCAAACGCGTGGCTGCGGAAAAAGATTTTGCCTATGTGCGCGAAGACATCGAGCAGGTCAAGAAAGCGCTGGCCGATAAAACCGTTTCGCTGAATGAAAAACAACGGCTCAAGGAACAGGAGGAAGCCGAAGCCCGCCAGAAGGCGCGTGACAAGGAGCGCCTGGCCCGCAAGGAGAGCAAAGAAAAACTTTATGAACTGACGTTGAAGCAGGTTGATTTGCCCGGCCTCCCGGCGCCGGTCGCCAAGACCAACAGCGTCGCCATCGCTAGGAAGAATAATTTGAATCCTAATAACTACTCTATTCTGCCCAACGCAAGAACCAATTCGGGAACCCTGATACCGCGTCAGACGTTCGTGCATTCGGAAAGTGATCTGGACGAAGACGACGAGGACAAACCGCCGCAGGTGGACGTTGCCTTGGAAGAAACCAAACACATCCTCGTCGATTATCTTTCCGTGTTGCCCAAAGGAACCATCCTTTCCGTTAATGACCCTGCCGGGGCAAATTAA
- a CDS encoding glycoside hydrolase family 9 protein produces the protein MMRFKTLSTMLPLALVVQIASLTAEPLLPNGSFESGSVAPESWQLHATGEWTTGEAHSGEHCLSARSTKGDVVWASQNIPLQSQTDYRLDGWLRCRDGQARLNVELLDAAGKVIRVEATPAVHHAADWRYAAVEWNAGNATSARVGFWVQGRADLDDAALAPVAASFIGNKLAEGDARGRISFWNEEKDDKLLTGRRAGTHRLDAEIKHEGRLAGGETNATSVQLNPSGDWYAISSINYGLAAWTEKLELSGWARGEASASAQILACWLDDLQKVVRVDASAPIHGQDWQRISLIPLLPPSRAATVRLVAVARGGKVWFDDFDLVRLRPRWPLVRVFVNQAGYEQDGPKSAVVAANFFPTGATTIAVQVLTPDRTVVWRQDISSAGRIYGGQPDDWGWYFWRADFSPLQQTGSYRVRARIGNTDGQSFSFPVGRHELLEKTAKSAVDFFFVQRCGFAVPGWHKACHLDDALLPDGQHIDATGGWHSAGDYNKLMYENGDGGVLYALLSAYDDAPDYFKKFDRNGDGMPDALEEAQWGAQFVAKMQIPESGALRNTVSQGPGRNWTKWSIPEAHTDNIIGTADDPVVQPGEGNSPLAIGGWARLAELLKQRSVKSDYLDHAVRLWNHATKAGTQVGSPHLLLSALQLHQVTQHEVFLNYARRSADSLLASQTTNGISRGAFGGFGELTAGALAQYALDYPNEPLVPRIKRALKDYVTFCVSTADNAFGLSKQTVGKTDNFFPSDLGNNFQLLQRAWAAALIYQLTYDKRAWQFATDQVDWILGKNPYNLCMFEGLGSVNPPRYHHRYNMIPGRERGAVPGTIPNGFVRELGMADRPGFDLSRGGNRAPSYRTSEPWLVHNMWYLLALSALDGAGRNNSRF, from the coding sequence ATGATGCGCTTCAAAACCTTGTCCACGATGTTGCCCCTGGCGTTGGTTGTTCAAATCGCATCGCTCACGGCGGAACCGTTGCTGCCCAATGGCTCGTTCGAATCCGGATCTGTCGCGCCCGAAAGCTGGCAACTTCACGCCACGGGCGAATGGACTACCGGCGAGGCACACAGTGGGGAGCATTGCCTGTCCGCGCGATCAACCAAAGGCGATGTCGTCTGGGCGAGCCAAAACATCCCCCTGCAATCGCAAACGGATTACCGCCTGGACGGCTGGCTGCGCTGCCGTGATGGCCAGGCTCGCCTGAACGTCGAGTTGCTGGACGCTGCCGGAAAAGTCATCCGTGTCGAAGCAACGCCGGCGGTCCATCACGCGGCTGACTGGCGCTACGCTGCTGTGGAGTGGAATGCGGGCAACGCCACCTCGGCGCGCGTCGGTTTTTGGGTGCAGGGTCGCGCCGACCTCGACGACGCGGCCCTTGCGCCAGTGGCGGCCAGTTTCATCGGCAACAAACTGGCCGAAGGCGACGCGCGGGGTCGCATCTCATTTTGGAACGAGGAAAAGGACGACAAGCTCCTGACCGGCCGCCGCGCCGGCACGCATCGCCTCGATGCGGAGATCAAACACGAAGGCAGGCTCGCTGGGGGCGAAACCAATGCCACCAGCGTGCAACTCAACCCCAGCGGCGACTGGTACGCCATTTCCTCCATCAACTACGGTCTGGCGGCGTGGACCGAAAAGCTGGAGTTGTCCGGCTGGGCGCGCGGCGAAGCATCGGCCAGCGCACAAATTCTCGCCTGCTGGTTGGATGACCTGCAGAAAGTGGTGCGCGTGGATGCCAGCGCGCCGATCCACGGCCAGGACTGGCAACGCATTTCGCTCATTCCGCTGTTGCCGCCATCGCGCGCAGCGACGGTGCGACTCGTAGCCGTGGCGCGCGGTGGCAAGGTGTGGTTTGATGATTTCGATCTCGTGCGGTTGCGCCCCCGCTGGCCGCTGGTGCGCGTCTTCGTCAACCAGGCGGGTTACGAACAGGACGGGCCGAAGAGCGCCGTCGTGGCGGCCAACTTTTTTCCCACGGGCGCGACGACCATTGCCGTCCAGGTATTGACGCCCGATCGCACGGTCGTCTGGCGGCAGGACATTTCGTCCGCCGGTCGCATCTACGGTGGGCAGCCGGATGACTGGGGCTGGTACTTCTGGCGGGCGGATTTTTCTCCGTTGCAGCAGACTGGCAGTTACCGTGTGCGGGCGCGGATCGGGAACACGGACGGGCAATCCTTCTCGTTTCCGGTCGGTCGCCACGAACTGTTGGAGAAAACGGCGAAGAGCGCCGTTGATTTCTTCTTCGTTCAACGGTGCGGCTTCGCCGTGCCCGGCTGGCACAAAGCCTGTCATCTGGATGACGCCTTGCTGCCGGACGGCCAGCACATCGACGCGACCGGCGGCTGGCACAGCGCGGGTGATTACAACAAACTGATGTATGAGAATGGCGACGGCGGTGTGCTGTACGCGCTGCTCTCCGCTTACGATGACGCGCCGGATTATTTCAAGAAATTCGACCGCAATGGCGACGGTATGCCCGACGCGCTCGAAGAAGCGCAATGGGGTGCGCAATTTGTGGCCAAAATGCAAATCCCGGAAAGCGGCGCCTTGCGCAACACGGTGAGTCAGGGTCCCGGCCGCAACTGGACCAAGTGGTCAATTCCAGAGGCGCACACGGACAACATCATCGGCACGGCGGACGATCCAGTGGTGCAGCCAGGCGAAGGCAACTCACCGCTCGCGATCGGCGGCTGGGCGCGGCTGGCTGAACTGCTGAAGCAGCGCAGCGTCAAGAGCGACTATCTCGACCATGCGGTGCGGCTTTGGAACCATGCGACGAAGGCCGGCACGCAGGTTGGCAGCCCACATCTGCTGTTGAGCGCTTTGCAACTGCACCAGGTGACGCAACACGAAGTTTTTCTGAATTACGCCCGCCGCAGCGCCGATAGCCTGCTCGCCTCGCAAACGACGAACGGAATTTCGCGGGGCGCCTTCGGAGGATTCGGTGAGTTGACTGCCGGTGCGCTGGCGCAGTACGCGCTGGATTATCCCAACGAACCGCTCGTCCCCAGGATCAAACGCGCGCTCAAGGATTACGTTACGTTCTGCGTGAGCACGGCGGACAATGCGTTTGGATTGAGCAAACAAACCGTCGGTAAGACGGACAACTTCTTTCCCTCCGACCTCGGCAACAACTTCCAACTGCTGCAGCGCGCGTGGGCGGCGGCTTTGATTTATCAACTCACTTACGACAAACGCGCGTGGCAGTTCGCGACCGACCAGGTCGATTGGATCCTGGGCAAGAATCCTTACAACCTTTGCATGTTTGAAGGACTGGGGTCCGTCAATCCGCCACGCTATCATCATCGTTACAACATGATTCCCGGTCGCGAGCGCGGCGCCGTGCCGGGCACCATTCCCAACGGTTTCGTGCGCGAACTGGGCATGGCCGACCGTCCCGGCTTCGACCTGAGCCGTGGCGGCAATCGCGCTCCTTCGTACCGCACCAGCGAACCCTGGCTGGTGCATAACATGTGGTATCTGCTGGCGCTCAGCGCACTCGACGGTGCCGGCAGGAATAACAGCCGGTTCTAG